The Diorhabda carinulata isolate Delta chromosome 4, icDioCari1.1, whole genome shotgun sequence genomic interval tgatttttatcaaaacttgTAAGTATTTACCTGCAATATCCAAATCCATCactactttttcaatattaaaagtccaaacaaaaatatttacagctAAAGTTGACAAATTCACAATAACGCTTAAAACAATCACATGTATCCCCAAGACGGTCGAAATCAGAATGGCCTTGGCGATGCTCCCTGCATGGTAGAATAATGAAAGGGGTCAGGTATAATTCATAGACTAGTCATCTACTTCAACCAGCGGTTTAGGTAGTTTGGTATTGCATTTTGCAAAATGGACTTATGGCCGCTCAGATTGTTTAAATACCCGTATGTGCAGCGGCGGAAATCAGTGTATTGGCGACGAATGGCTTGGAGTTGTACGTTGATTTGGCGGCAATGAGAAGTCCATGCATTCCAAGGTAACGCGGTCATAGGTCTCATTGTGTGCAAATCCATAAAGAAGCCTACAAAACATGAGTGTTCAATAGAAACgaattaaaacaatataattagACTCACCTGATATTGTTTTCCAGAGAGAGGCGCGAATCATGGAACCCAGTATCTTTGGACACGCTAACAGTAGCAGGTCATCCAGCTGCTCTGCATTTGTTGCAATAAAAATGGCCGCAGCCATGTTGCGAAGAGTTAATCTATATTTCAACACGGTGGCTGCGGCATTTTTTGCTACTTGGAAGCAGCCCTTGAGCATGAGCCCATGATATGGCAGTGGATTTATCCACTGGAAAAGAGCGGGAATTCCAGAGAGGAACAAAATCCATGATCTGAATATAATAGATTAGAAAACAATAGAATAACATGGAAAACTTGCCAAGAAAAGTATATGCGACTTTTCAGGTCGAAGGTAGAAGACACAATGGCGTCCAAAACAATCGAAAGCGTCTCTTCTCTAACTGCGCATGACAATATCATGAGAGTAACGCCATCTAGGagccaataaaaaaattacgcggtaaattcaaaaatgtactagtacatttacatacatacataaaatttCGATACAGAAAGTattaatcatagaaaatcaaGTTGATGAGTAAATACAATATGTTGGAAACACGATTTATTGAATGAtttgtaaaaaagtaaaaaaaaaactgttggtGAATAATATTTAGTTAGAGCTTGATTCCAATCAcgtaaatacttatttttataaacgaattgcagttaaaaaaatttgactacgaaattggtaaaaaacttcatatttaatGTTGTACTGATTATATGGAAATTttaaatcgatgttttttcCTGTTATTTCCTGCCTAAATAGatctaattaaatattaacgtaaaaaagtgttttcaaaagaattattttctgaaaataatgaGTTGGTTGATGCATTCATAACAAATATACTTCTATTAAGTTGATAAATTTCCACTCCACTAAttgttcattatttaaaaaaaagattcgtttttacataaaatatttacagctagaatttttatataaagtaataCGTGGTATGATAAGCAGTTAATCCAAAATGTTGATAATATTTCTAAGTATTTTTACTTTAATGGAATGTTCactattacaaaaaattgtcgAAAATAACGTTAAAACATCGGATGTTTGCGTTAAAAATCTTGTAGCTGATTATTCCAAACAACAAGAAGTTGTTGTTTCTATTAACAATGAtaatatcaaagaaataataGGACATCGCGTATATTACAactatcaattaaaaaattattcattttttataaacaaacaatacaAAACTGCGAAACTGTTTTATTTGGTAAACATCGATGGAAACGCCGAagatttgttcaaatttttatacatgtCCAACCAATTGGACGTAAAatctacttttattttgaaaatctataaacaggatatagaaattttggaaattttgcaTAGGTAATACCAATTCATTACAACTAAACATAATTTGTTTCCAAAGAAATTACTTAAACTGTTAAGAATCATCATGATAAATCGACTTAAACTTACctagtttcaaaattaattgaaataggTTGTAAGGAATAAGTTTTTTGGTTCATTTAGACtattttttaccaatttcaatagtttcaaaTCTATTTTTGCCATCAATAAAACGAGctttattaaacagaaatttttatgtGGTGCAATCTGATATATCAATTCTGGTTTATTAACAACTTTGCATAACCtcgaagaaaatgattttttggggttaaatcacacgatcttgATGACCAATTTATTATGTGGTATGACCAACTCTTTTAGTTTCACTTAACCAAAGAAAACTAGTGATGCAGCTCAAGATTTGTTCTGAAGATGCTTCTGAAGTTCCAACCAGGACAGATGCTTTCCGACCTATCCACCTAGAGCAAAATTTGCAAGACATACTCGACAGGTAGACGTGGTTTATGAAAACCAAGTTCGTATGAATGCAAACATTCTGATTATTTATTCACCGATTCGATCaaagaacaaaattttcagCTCTGTCGCTGTATTGGCGGCGGTTACGACGAACGTTTGGCTTGAAAGCTTTCAAATCAACATCTTTtcgtaaaatatttcttaaaatgaaaagagaCAACACCTGTAATCTTCCTCATTGCTCTCCTGTAcagttgttaaaaaaattcacattcaaTCTATCCATAATGAAATGTCAAATCAAATTAAACAATCTGTCAAATGGATTGTCAAATAAAGCAGCATTGCTAGGCCAAAATTGCCTCgacatttaattttaaaatgttcaatAGACGTACAAAGAAGTATGTACAGTatcaaatcatttattttccaGGTACTATATCTACAACGTAATATTTATCAACGTGGataccaaaaattttgatattatggaATATACTTACGATAAAGAAAATACCCCGAAATACGTATATTTGGCAAATTGCAACAAACTATTAGAAACTGATCAAATTATTCAACGAAAACGATTCAAACGcagagtatttgaaaaaataaaagttttcgcTCAACTTTATCCACCCTATTTATCTAATGACGAAAAGATTGGAATAAGCAACGAGGTAATTTTCCCAACGTCAATGTATTGTAGATTctcttctataaaaaaaaaacttgttcaaAAAAGTTCCGATAGATGTCGCTAGGTACGccatctctctctctctctctgaataatataaatgacgttttgtttttccaaaagaTATTCTCTAAGTACAAATTACGATTTGTTTCTGTTAAGAAACAGTCTCTAACGACGATTGAcgattagtttttataaaaaactgtctttaatGACAAttgattgtttgttttttgaaaagacagtctctaaagacaattcattgtttattttagtaaaaaagaaACAGTCTCCAACCACAATTGACGATTAGTCTTCATAAAAATCAGTCTTTAAAGAAAATTGActgtttttggaaaagacagtctctgaaaacaattatatattttaataaaatacctCGGTCCATTTGAACAGCTCCTGgcttatttttaaatcaaaacaatgatttattataacaaaacatTGCGAgttatatttcaatatcaaaatagatcGTAACGAGCAATGCGTGATGATCAAATACTTGTCTAACTTTAACGTATATTcagaaaaactttattaatacaTTAGAGTAATCTACATTATCATAGAACCGAATGAAAAGATGAAAATACAAcacgaaaattcaaaaaataaagtggAAAAAAGGGCGAAGCAAACAGATAATATAAAGTTGATTCAAGTTGtataaaaaacttctttttttttagataattaatatgatatacaaaaaactacagatAAACGTCATTTATACATACAAAACACAAATTGAAGGATctattataaatgataatttcacGGGAATgtggaaaatattattagaagGACCTTACGATATGTTCGCTGGAGTAGTAGTACCAGAAGGTACGGAAATGGGTTATTTCGAACAAACTTTTTCACCTCTAGAAGATAGTTCGTATTTCGCTGTACCATATTTATTAGAAGACGTCGAGAGGTTGTcgatttttcgtattttcaCCACGCATTTATGGATCGTTATATTTCTAATCCTGATTATTCTAGGATTGCAATTTcattacattataaatattttgaaattagatcGGAAGTATACTAAACTAGAAATCggttttataatatttcgtTCGTTATTAGAAGTCCCGACTTTTAAAAGACCCAATACCACATCGCTCAAAATTCTCTTCactggaattttatttttcactatgATAATAAGCAACTgttataaaagtaaattattcaattccaGCGTTAACGAACATTCGAGACAAGTATACGGCACAATCGAAGatatagtaaacaaaaaattaaatgtcgGATTACACGCCGTAGCTAAAAGAACTATGATTAGATCCGTTAATTTCTACGAAAAATATTTAGCAGAAAACAGTATTTTTTGTAGTGTTGATTCTACTTGTCTAAACAAAACTGCCTTCGAGAAAAATTTCGCTACAGTTAAATtagaaaagtatttaaaatttataataccTCGAACGTATATAAACGAATACGGCACGCCACTGATTTATATCATGAGAGATTTCAAAGTGAATACCGttttcttgaattatttcttcaaaatgggacatcctgtatacgataaattcaatgaatatttaatgataatcaAAGAAAACGGATTCgttgataaaatttataaagattTAGACAAAGTTAATTTGGCGATGATGAAACGATACGAAAAAACCATTCGGTTCGAACCTATGAGTTTATTTGATtttggtaaattattttttttatatggaatAGCCGTTGGGGTTtcaatttcgatatttttttcggaatatttatatcatttcatAACTAGCCATAAGCTccaattgttgaaaattgatcgataaaaaaaataatctcaaaacaaaataaataaaattttaaaactagcTACgcctttttttttgaaaatttcgattCCATTGATTAGAATAACACTACAAATTGTTGGGGTTTGAAGTAATATAGTCACGTGGTCGTATTAGCTAAGGCAGATTCACAAAAACGTTAAGACAATAAAGCTCCATACCCCCCAACAGCTTCTGATCCTCTACAAGTTCTAAAATCGTTTATATTTGGAGTATTGATCGTacatttggagctcggttcCCAAAAATACCCTGAGGATGCTTAAATCAATACAGAAGAGACTTATAATCGATCCAGAGTTGATTAGAAACTTCGAAATCTTagatcatagaaaaaatattgttgaactAACTTTGTTCAATCGATACTATCACGGTTGATGCTTTACGGGGCTGTCCAGCATAACTCCACCTAGAACAGTATCTACGAAACCTAACCAACAAACAGACGTGGCTCacaaacgtcaatttatcgtTTTTCCCGAACACTATTAGCTACAGAGGTTTAAGATCAAACCTAATCACTCTAAGTATTCGAGTGGAAAATGATTTACCTTCTTGTGcatgatttttatattaaaaaaaaagtattaccaaatttaataactttttgaaatttgtttactATTCATAGTTATTCAAATACATCGTTTAGTTTGTCTATacaaaaaagaacatttttattgaattaaccTTGTAGGCGTGActaatttttcgataaaaagaaTCAGAAGTTGATTACGAACAATGAAAGTGTTTGTTGGGCGTTTCTCTGTTGAAATTCTCTAATAAATCCATTTGTTtaataactttaccttcaattattatttaaaactaatattatttcattcaacgATTAAAAAGTAATTCATTGTGTGATAAGCAGTTAATCCAAAATGTTGATAATATTTCTAAGTATTTTTACTTTAATGGAATGTTCactattacaaaaaattgtcgAAAATAACGTTAAAACATCGGATGTTTGCGTTAAAAATCTTGTAGCTGATTATTCCAAACAACAAGAAGTTGTTGTTTCTATTAACAATGAtaatatcaaagaaataataGGACATCGCGTATATTACAactatcaattaaaaaattattcattttttataaacaaacaatacaAAACTGCGAAACTGTTTTATTTGGTAAACATCGATGGAAACGCCGAagatttgttcaaatttttatacatgtCCAACCAATTGGACGTAAAatctacttttattttgaaaatctataaacaggatatagaaattttggaaattttgcacAGGTAATACCAATTCATTACAATTAAACATAATTTGTTTCCAAAGAAATTACTTAAGCTGTTAAGAATCATCATGATAAATCGACTTAAACTTAGctagtttcaaaattaattgaaataggTTGTAAGGAATAAGTTTTTTGGGTTCATTTAGACtattttttaccaatttcaatagtttaaaatctatttttgccATCAATAAAACGAGCTTTATTgaacagaaatttttatttggtgcAATCTGATATATCAATTCTGGTTTATTAACAACTTTACATAATCtcaaagaaaatgatttttttgggGCTAAATCACACGATCTTGGTGACCAGTTTGTTATGCCGTATGACCAACTCTTTTAGTTTTATATACTGTTCAACTTAACCAAAGAAAACTAGTGATGCAGCTCAGGATTTGTTCTGAAGATGCTTGATCCAATCACGACAGATGCTTTCCGACCTATCCACCTAGAGCAAAATTTCCCTAACCAATTTTTCACAACTTCACGTAGTAGTACTGAAAACGGCCAAAGTTTGAATGTTTTCGAAGGAATTTCTGGAACATTTGAGGATTAGAACTGAAGCTTACTTCCATCTTCCTCAATTACTTTTTTTGACATCTTCTTTCAGCTTCATAATACCGCGTTTATAAAATTACTgctccttatcagcaaaaaactaaaccaggtgcgattgaaggtcatcgttatttgtgaaagtttaaccattcaaagaattgtccaaacatcgaaataaatggtaatctgATGGAGCCAGAACaaccaagctccaatagttagCTACGAGTCGCCAAAGATGTGTAAGATCTTCCAGTTTCATGATAGACCATTGATAGTTTCCGatttgacatttttctttgatttcttttaTCCAATATCATTAGTTGTTGatagtaaacatcagaattgatcatTTTGGTACTTGGAAACAGTTCAAAAAGCACAACTCTTTCCATAGGACCCTAACCTTCTATAGATTTCTGAAAAAGCCGTCAATCATGGTCATAAAGAAGATTTCAAAAAGATCGCAGATCTATAACAATtgatttcattcttattttatcAACTACAAGAGTTGCTGGTGTTTCAGGTtagctttgatattattatttaaataaaacacgattagtTTGAGAACACGTTTTACTTCGATCTTCTATATGTTCTAACCTAACTATCTAAGGCCCCCGCTTCCCAACTGTCACTTGCCAGATGACCATAGAACATTCAAGCTAGTACATGGCACTGTGAAGTGTCATATACGTAACATCTCCCCTTTTTggacttatattgaaataattgaaatactaactaactaactaatactattaactagacatgaaactaataataatatttttccgcTATGTATAATAGTCTCTTAACATATTTGGTACATTGACGACCCGACCTGATCTTGTGCATTTGCTATTTGCTTCCTTGACACTTGTACATTCATTTgccgttttattattattagttccacaatcgttttcattatatacatcAGTGCTATTAGACAAACAAGTGTTCTCACTTGATTCATCAGCACTACTAGGTTTAcagtttatgtttatattttcgttgTTGTTTGACGCATTTATAACCGttggattttttgtattttttagaaaggaagaatttcttttataaactcTGCCATTTTCATCACTCACCAAGTATGATCGTGGAGAATTAGTATTTGATAAGACTTTTCCCGGTGTCCAATACCCATCCttcttcaatttaaatagtatatcttgattttcgttaaaatctgAGCTGCTACGTGCAGATTTATCATGATAGCTTTTTACTGCCAACtttctttctacttttttccCATACTCGTTAGTGGTTTTGGGTTCCAATAATCTGTTGGATATAGGCAAACCTGTTCTTAGTAACCTACTTTGTAATAACTCTGAAGGTGAGGCCTCAAGACCACATAGTGGTGTAACTCTGTAATTcaacaaatgaacaaatatttcgtcttcattgttacacttttttaataactgtTTACATATGTGTACGGCTTTTTCAGCCAACCCATTCGATCTTGGGTACCTGGGACTC includes:
- the LOC130892898 gene encoding uncharacterized protein LOC130892898 isoform X1; translated protein: MSNQLDVKSTFILKIYKQDIEILEILHRYYIYNVIFINVDTKNFDIMEYTYDKENTPKYVYLANCNKLLETDQIIQRKRFKRRVFEKIKVFAQLYPPYLSNDEKIGISNEIINMIYKKLQINVIYTYKTQIEGSIINDNFTGMWKILLEGPYDMFAGVVVPEGTEMGYFEQTFSPLEDSSYFAVPYLLEDVERLSIFRIFTTHLWIVIFLILIILGLQFHYIINILKLDRKYTKLEIGFIIFRSLLEVPTFKRPNTTSLKILFTGILFFTMIISNCYKSKLFNSSVNEHSRQVYGTIEDIVNKKLNVGLHAVAKRTMIRSVNFYEKYLAENSIFCSVDSTCLNKTAFEKNFATVKLEKYLKFIIPRTYINEYGTPLIYIMRDFKVNTVFLNYFFKMGHPVYDKFNEYLMIIKENGFVDKIYKDLDKVNLAMMKRYEKTIRFEPMSLFDFGKLFFLYGIAVGVSISIFFSEYLYHFITSHKLQLLKIDR
- the LOC130892898 gene encoding uncharacterized protein LOC130892898 isoform X2 — encoded protein: MEYTYDKENTPKYVYLANCNKLLETDQIIQRKRFKRRVFEKIKVFAQLYPPYLSNDEKIGISNEIINMIYKKLQINVIYTYKTQIEGSIINDNFTGMWKILLEGPYDMFAGVVVPEGTEMGYFEQTFSPLEDSSYFAVPYLLEDVERLSIFRIFTTHLWIVIFLILIILGLQFHYIINILKLDRKYTKLEIGFIIFRSLLEVPTFKRPNTTSLKILFTGILFFTMIISNCYKSKLFNSSVNEHSRQVYGTIEDIVNKKLNVGLHAVAKRTMIRSVNFYEKYLAENSIFCSVDSTCLNKTAFEKNFATVKLEKYLKFIIPRTYINEYGTPLIYIMRDFKVNTVFLNYFFKMGHPVYDKFNEYLMIIKENGFVDKIYKDLDKVNLAMMKRYEKTIRFEPMSLFDFGKLFFLYGIAVGVSISIFFSEYLYHFITSHKLQLLKIDR